CGGCTACACCCCGCCGACCATCGGCTACCTGATCCTGCTCCTGGTTCCCTTCCTGCTCTCGGTCTCCAACGTGGTCATCGGCTGGCGGCTCCTTCGCCCGGCACCAGGGCTACTGCGCAAATATTGCACATGATCACCGCGGCCAACTGGAAACAGCCACCCCACGGCGGCTGGTGCTCGTTCAACCTGCCGGGAATCACGATCCCGGCCGCCTGAAGGCCAGCTTCTCCGTTCTGGACCTTTCCGCCGGTGGGCCGCCGAGCTCAAGATCAGAGGCGCATCGGTCCGCGGCGTCGCGGATCTCCGCGAGTACCCGAGGCGTTGAGGACATCTGTGACTGCGGTGAAGCACGGCCGGTTCGTGGCCCGGCGGATGACGGCCGTCGAGCAGTTCCGGGCGGAGAAGAAGGCCTGGCGGCTGGTTCAGCTGCTGGTGGGGCTCGTCGGCTACGGCACGGCGCTGACGTTCCTGGTCGGTTCGAGCCTGGGCGCGTCGGCCTGGGCCGTGCTCGCCGAGGGGCTGTCGGTGCGCAGCGGGATGTCGTTCGGCCTGGCGACGAGCCTGACGGCCGTGGTCGTCCTGCTGTGCTGGATCCCGCTGCGCGAGCTGCCCGGCCTCGGCACGGTTCTCAACGTGGTCCTGGTCGGCGCCGCGGCCGACGTCGCCGCGGTGTTCGTGCCCGCGCCGACCTCGCTGCCGCAGCAGATCGGCTACCTGCTGCTGGGCGTGCTGATGCTGACCTTCTTCGACGCGGTCTACCTGGGCGCCCGGTTCGGTTCCGGGCCGCGCGACGGCCTGATGACCGGCGCGGTCCGGTTGTCCGGGAAGCCGATCTGGTTGGTGCGCACGGCGATCGAGCTGGTCGTGCTGGTCGCCGGCTGGCTGCTCGGCGGCACGGTCGGCCTCGGCACCGTGCTGATCGCGCTGGCCATGGGGCCGCTGGTCCAGCAGTTCCTCCGCTTCACCACAGTCCGCCTCAAGAGCGACGGCTAGCGGCCGTGCGAAGCCCCAGTGCGCGGCTGATCGACCGCCGCTGCGGCGGTCGATCACCAAGCGGTACCTCATGGAACTTCGGGTGTCGGCGCGGCGCTGACCTCAGGTGCCGATCGGGGCGTCGCTGCCGAGCAGGGCCTTCACCTCCGGGTAGCTGCCGGTGGCCTGGACGCGGCCGTCGCCTAGCACGACGACGTCGTCGGCCGCCTGGATGGTGGACGGGCGGTGCGCGATGACCAGCAGCGTGCACTCGGAGCTGATGTGCTCGATCGTGCGGGTGAGCGCGGCTTCGTTCACGGCGTCGAGGTGCGAGGTCGGCTCGTCGAGCAGCAGCAGGTGCGGTCTCGGCAGCAGGGCTCGGGCGATCGCCACTCGCTGCTGCTCGCCGCCGGAGAGGGCGCTGCCGTGCTCGCCCACGGGCGTGTCCAGGCCCTGCGGCAGCCGGGCGACGAGGTCTTCGAGGCTGGCCAGCCGCACCGCGCGGTCGACCTCGTCGGCGGTGGCATCGGGCTTGGCGTAGGTGATGTTGTCGCGAAGGCTGCCGTGCATGACTGGCGCGCTCTGCTCGACGATGCTGATCGCCGCGCGGCACTCGTCGACGGTCATCTCTCGCGCGCAATCGCGGCCGTCGAGCAGGACGTGCCCGGCCTGCGGGTCGTAGAAGCGGGCGATGAGGGCGAAGATCGTGGACTTGCCCGCGCCCGACGGGCCGACCAGCGCGACGTGGCTGTTGCGGGCGACGCGGAAGGACACGTCCCGCAGGACCGGGCGGCCGGGCTCGTAGGCGAAGCCGACGCCGCGGAACTCGATCGCCGGAGCGTCCGGGTCGACGTTCGAGCTGCGGGCCTGGACCGCCGGGCGGGCCACCTCCTCGGCCTCGGTGGGCAGCTGCGCGATGTCCTCCACCCGCTGCAGCGCGGCCAGGCCCTGCTGGAGGGTGGCGAACACGTCGAAGAGGTTCGACAGCGGCGTCGCGATGTAGGTGACGTAGAGGAGGAAACCGATGAGCTCGGGCAGTTCGGCGGCGCCGCTGGCCACCCGCAACCCGCCCACGACGAGCACGGTGATCATCGCGCCGTGCACGGCCAGCGTCATCGCCGGGTTGATCACGGCGTTGCGCTTGGCGGCCTGGAGGTTGTGCGCGTAGGCCTGGCGGGCCAGAACGCCGATCCGGTCGCGCTCGCGGTCCTCGGCTCGCATGACGCGCACGGTGCGGATCGCCGACAGCGCGCGCTCCAGCTCCGAGCTCATGCCGCCGAGGCTGTCCTGCGCGTCGTGGATCGCGCGGCGGATGCCCGCCAGCAGCAGCAGGGTCAGGCCGCCGATCGCGCCGACGATGGCGATGACGATCAAGAACATCATCGCGTCCAGCCAGAGCATCATGGCGATGCCGCCGATCACGATGAACACGCCGACGCTGGCCTCGACCAGGTCGTAGGCCAGCGAGTCGCGGAGCAGCGTGGTGTCGCTGGTGGTGCGGGTGAGCAGGTCGCCGATCCGGTGCTGCTGGTAGCGCCGCATCGGCCAGCGCAGCAGCCGGTCCACGATGCGCAGCCGCAGCCCCAGGACGATGCCCTCACCGGTGCGTTCCAGCAGGTAGTGCCCGAACCCGGTGATCACCGCCTCGGCCACGAACACCACGGCCAGCAGGCCCAGCACCGCCAGGTACGGCTGCTGGTCGGAGAACGCCTCGATCGTGCGGGCGGCCAGCAGCGGCTGCACCAGGCCCATCACCCCGCCGAGCAGCGCGAGCACCATGGCCACGGCGATCACGGCCCGGTGTCCGCGGGTGATCCGGACCAGGTGACGCCAGTCGACCTTCCCGCCGGTGTCCTCCGGTTCGTCGTCGTCCGCACCGTCCAGGTCGGCTGCCCGGTTGGGGCGAATCATGTTCAGCACTTAGAACTTCCTCGTTTCGTCGGTGATTGGTTCCACTGCCATCAGGGGCAGGAAGGCTTGCGCCTGCTCGCCCTCGTCGACGGCGCAGCCCGCTGCTTCGACCCAGGCGTGGGCCCCGAACGGGGCGGCGCGCACGCCGACCTTCCACGTCGGCCAGCAACCGCGCACCCGGCACAGCAGCGCGGTGGCGATCGAGCGGGGCAGGCATCCCTTGCCGGCGCAGGTCGTGCTGACCGCGATGACAGCGGATCTCGCGGCGCTGGCC
This portion of the Saccharopolyspora antimicrobica genome encodes:
- a CDS encoding YczE/YyaS/YitT family protein, yielding MTAVKHGRFVARRMTAVEQFRAEKKAWRLVQLLVGLVGYGTALTFLVGSSLGASAWAVLAEGLSVRSGMSFGLATSLTAVVVLLCWIPLRELPGLGTVLNVVLVGAAADVAAVFVPAPTSLPQQIGYLLLGVLMLTFFDAVYLGARFGSGPRDGLMTGAVRLSGKPIWLVRTAIELVVLVAGWLLGGTVGLGTVLIALAMGPLVQQFLRFTTVRLKSDG
- a CDS encoding ABC transporter ATP-binding protein, producing the protein MIRPNRAADLDGADDDEPEDTGGKVDWRHLVRITRGHRAVIAVAMVLALLGGVMGLVQPLLAARTIEAFSDQQPYLAVLGLLAVVFVAEAVITGFGHYLLERTGEGIVLGLRLRIVDRLLRWPMRRYQQHRIGDLLTRTTSDTTLLRDSLAYDLVEASVGVFIVIGGIAMMLWLDAMMFLIVIAIVGAIGGLTLLLLAGIRRAIHDAQDSLGGMSSELERALSAIRTVRVMRAEDRERDRIGVLARQAYAHNLQAAKRNAVINPAMTLAVHGAMITVLVVGGLRVASGAAELPELIGFLLYVTYIATPLSNLFDVFATLQQGLAALQRVEDIAQLPTEAEEVARPAVQARSSNVDPDAPAIEFRGVGFAYEPGRPVLRDVSFRVARNSHVALVGPSGAGKSTIFALIARFYDPQAGHVLLDGRDCAREMTVDECRAAISIVEQSAPVMHGSLRDNITYAKPDATADEVDRAVRLASLEDLVARLPQGLDTPVGEHGSALSGGEQQRVAIARALLPRPHLLLLDEPTSHLDAVNEAALTRTIEHISSECTLLVIAHRPSTIQAADDVVVLGDGRVQATGSYPEVKALLGSDAPIGT
- a CDS encoding lasso peptide biosynthesis B2 protein; protein product: MSTPETLFAADRPPLRTRVAARVAVAIALPMAHLSPRRIRHVLAFARRGAPPATYAQASAARSAVIAVSTTCAGKGCLPRSIATALLCRVRGCWPTWKVGVRAAPFGAHAWVEAAGCAVDEGEQAQAFLPLMAVEPITDETRKF